ttttctcatttttgtaCCCCTTCCTGAATGTTATCTTCTAgtcaatgtttttttttatacaaatatatatatatatatatgtatttatatacgcttatttttactttatttttctttttgctagaatctttattattattatttgtgatTTTATGATGTGTgtcgttttttcttcttttctttttgcatttcAGTCGCTATCTTTTCCACGCGGTGGTGTTTGTACATTTTTGTCTGGTGATGCTAAAATACTGAGAATATTTTGTACAACTCGTCGCCACTCAAAGCTTCATCATGTGTATTGCAATTATTATTTATGCTTTGTCACgctcttttattattattattcccacACTATattaataaagaaaaacgattatttgtttctttttttttaaaaaaaagcggaaaaaaagacagttTTTGCGTgcgtttcccttttttttgttgttgttgttgctttgtcatatcattttttttgactaccctcatttttttttatttcttctgttgtaTGAGTGAGACAGAGGAGGGTAGTtgttgctcttttttgttttttttcgttttcccttTCACGTGTTGTTATACCTTTCAagtccttttttctttttttttttttaaaggataATAAAGGATTTGAGATGATgctatttgtatatattttcgtatttgtcttctgtttttttttcttttcagttgCTTCAGGGAAGTTCCCCGGATGTGACTGCTGGATTTTCGTCGTAGTCTTTattattccttttcctttttcctcatttccaTCCTTCTGTCTCGCAGCATCggtgatttaaaaaaaaaaaagaaatagcaaCCGATAAGTTATGGTGTGAGGGAGATTAGTTAGTGATGGAATGGGGACGGGATGTGTTGGAgaagtgataataataaaagaaagagattaaatttaataaatacaaaaaaaaaagcgacggTGCAAGTGTATTCATGTAAAAGTAATCCGTATCGCTGTTGGAGACAATATTCTCACCTTTTTtgtctcccttctttttttttaaaaaaaaaaacaatatgcTTTAACCATATTCCCACTAAATCAATGACTAACTGACTACctgtttgtttcctcctcatttttgcTATACGCatgtttcccttcttttcttttctcttttcctttcctttttgttttgatttattCTCTACTCACCATTCAGGTTCTTTGCATATAGATGTTCATATAAGGAATCTGATATGTGGTCAGGTAATTTTGACTAATGGTAGTAACATCCACATTTTATGGACTCTttcttaattatttttttctttaaatagTTTAACTACTCTGCGAGTGGACATTGCGAGAATTATTGAACCCTTGGCTAATagatatatattatatgtataaataatatatatatatatataatatatattcatGTAATTTGTTTCGCCTGTGTGTTGCACTGGTACAGACCACCATAACTGATGTTACTACTAATGACAGTATTATTGTTGTCTCTACCtgccacctttttttctttctttttttttaaatacattttttttttcctgcacaGTCTTTTGACTCACGCGGATACGTGGTGAGGCATACAAgaggaagtttttttttttaaaaaaaagggaggaggaaacttGGAAGACGAAGGAAGGAGCTAAGAGTAGGCGAGGGAAGTAGAATTTGAGGCGTGTAcgtatatttgtgtgtgacaataataacatcgatataaaaggaaaacgagTTGGAAACGGTTACGAGTAGGTTGACAGGAACAGGCGGAGGTCAAGTGATTAagctgtgtttttttttttttacacgcAACATAATAATGAACAGTAATGCTCCGCTTATCTTTGATGTGCCTCCTGTGTTTAAGGTGGAGTCCATAATTGGGCAAGGCTCATACGGTGTGGTTTGCAAGGCGTTGTATGGAATTGATCAAATTGCCATCAAGAAAATACCGAACTACACGAAAAGTGACGAGACCGCGCGGCGTGTGTTACGTGAAATAGAAATTTTACAGAACTTACAGTTCTGCGAGCAGGTCGTAGAGTGCCGACTTCTTTTTCGGCCGACTAGTCGTGAAAAGGATGTGTATGTCGTAATGaactttcttccttctgaCCTCTCCTCCGTTATCAAGAACAAATCCGTCCCGCTCAATGAGAAAATTATCTGCTACATTACATGTCAACTTTTACTAGCTCTTCGTGCCATGCACCGCTGTAATGTACTTCACCGTGACTTGTCTCCACGTAACATCCTCGTCAATCACGATTCGCAggtatttgtgtgtgattTCGGTCTCAGTCGTTTCTTTGATCCCGACGAGCAATTGTCATTTGGTGTTGTAACGCAGTGGTATCGGGCGCCAGAGATTATTTTGGATGCCGAGTACGACGCTGCCAATGATATTTGGGGCGTTGGCGTTATCGTGTGTGAGTTGGTGCTCAGACGTCATCTTTTCCCTGGAAAGTGGAACGACTCTGCGGATCAACTTAATCACATCTTCCACCTTGTTGGCACCCCGCCAGCATCTGTGTT
The genomic region above belongs to Trypanosoma brucei brucei TREU927 chromosome 10, whole genome shotgun sequence and contains:
- a CDS encoding protein kinase, putative (curated by M. Parsons, P. Ward, J. Mottram); amino-acid sequence: MNSNAPLIFDVPPVFKVESIIGQGSYGVVCKALYGIDQIAIKKIPNYTKSDETARRVLREIEILQNLQFCEQVVECRLLFRPTSREKDVYVVMNFLPSDLSSVIKNKSVPLNEKIICYITCQLLLALRAMHRCNVLHRDLSPRNILVNHDSQVFVCDFGLSRFFDPDEQLSFGVVTQWYRAPEIILDAEYDAANDIWGVGVIVCELVLRRHLFPGKWNDSADQLNHIFHLVGTPPASVFEQGQPFARASANARKYALSVVEKKPCSPMLQELLRSSPLFQSNEVESHSVIDLAVKLLSFNPRDRPTADDALRHPWFDQFRSFIGEMIETQDGHGVGTMQLSACGTLPVEDVVKRIEELVPIFSQDLLVSDDED